In the genome of Cryptomeria japonica chromosome 8, Sugi_1.0, whole genome shotgun sequence, one region contains:
- the LOC131053074 gene encoding transcriptional regulator TAC1-like, which produces MNFVQNENEGTNQNKDQAGVAEDQTGQAGSALAGQKWYKCMYCNGGFSCAQALGGHMNAHRRERALRSRSSPAACDLGLGSSFPSCSLALSSSSYQADFSSLLPQLSTEPSREKDVLEKDCDRIHLNEYSELFHEKQEIKVNGEEMSYSQDDEEVDLELRLGQNPHKRARLSSTYFTIL; this is translated from the coding sequence ATGAACTTTGTTCAGAATGAAAATGAGGGAACTAACCAAAATAAGGACCAGGCTGGCGTAGCGGAAGATCAGACGGGGCAAGCGGGATCCGCATTGGCGGGGCAAAAATGGTACAAATGCATGTATTGCAATGGAGGATTCAGCTGTGCTCAGGCACTGGGAGGTCATATGAACGCCCACAGACGGGAACGGGCCCTTCGCAGCCGATCTTCACCAGCAGCATGTGACCTGGGGCTTGGTTCCTCCTTTCCCTCATGTTCTTTGGCCTTATCATCTTCATCTTATCAGGCTGACTTCTCTTCATTACTCCCCCAGTTGTCCACAGAACCCAGTAGAGAAAAAGATGTTTTGGAGAAGGATTGCGATAGAATTCATTTGAATGAGTACAGTGAATTGTTTCATGAAAAGCAGGAAATAAAAGTTAATGGCGAGGAGATGAGTTATTCACAGGATGATGAGGAAGTCGACTTAGAACTTCGTCTGGGACAAAACCCACATAAAAGAGCGAGACTTAGTTCAACATATTTCACCATTCTTTGA
- the LOC131857809 gene encoding transcriptional regulator TAC1-like — MPITMMPSVAFSPADLLGIFCLSFGLRFIQRRSKELLPFVYDNSDKMMNFEQNENEEANQNSEQGSVAARHIGQAASALPGQKWYKCAYCNGGFSRAQALGGHMNVHRRERALRSRSSKAACDRGPHSSSPLSSLTLPFDQSVWSSLLPQLCTGLNRQKYIGEKVCDRIHLKAYSELSHGKTQIKFNGGEMGSSEDDEEVDLELRLGQKPHKKMRLDLPYFTIL, encoded by the exons ATGCCAATTACCATGATGCCAAGTGTTGCTTTCTCCCCTGCAGACTTGCTCGGAATTTTCTGTTTGTCTTTTGGATTACGATTCATACAACGAAGGTCAAAGGAAT tgcttccTTTTGTTTATGATAATTCTGATAAGATGATGAACTTTGAGCAGAATGAAAATGAGGAAGCTAATCAAAATTCAGAGCAGGGTAGCGTAGCCGCACGTCACATTGGGCAAGCGGCATCGGCATTACCGGGGCAAAAATGGTACAAATGTGCGTATTGCAATGGAGGGTTCAGCCGTGCGCAGGCGCTGGGCGGTCATATGAACGTCCATCGTCGAGAACGAGCTCTGCGCAGCCGATCTTCAAAAGCAGCATGTGACCGGGGGCCTCATTCGTCCTCTCCGCTATCTTCGTTAACACTTCCATTTGATCAGTCCGTTTGGTCTTCATTACTCCCCCAGCTGTGCACAGGACTCAATAGACAAAAATATATTGGGGAGAAGGTTTGTGATAGGATTCATTTGAAAGCCTACAGTGAATTGTCTCATGGAAAAACCCAAATAAAATTTAATGGCGGTGAGATGGGTTCCTCGGAGGATGATGAGGAAGTCGACTTAGAACTTCGTCTTGGACAAAAACCCCATAAAAAAATGAGACTTGATTTACCATATTTCACCATTCTTTGA